From Burkholderiales bacterium, one genomic window encodes:
- a CDS encoding DmsE family decaheme c-type cytochrome, which produces MRQSAGRRSTTAWAALAIVLLTFAVTLDALAQPAPPAKESAEQVCKACHEPYFATYAASKHGTKTDQRAPATRGGCIACHGEGSLEHAAKGGGKGTGALNLSSKTVSPQTKNDVCLACHKGGKRVHWTTGTHAARDVTCSSCHTVHTNHDPTRDKLTQSETCFKCHKEQRVQINRTYRHPIREGLVACSDCHNPHGSASPKMMVRDNVNDTCYACHMDKRGPFVRTHQPVQEDCSICHNPHGTTNPNLLKARQPFLCQQCHEPTSHRGNFATLSGTSTGANTLARGCANCHTNIHGSNNPANISNERTFRR; this is translated from the coding sequence ATGCGACAAAGCGCCGGAAGACGCTCGACCACGGCTTGGGCAGCCCTCGCGATCGTGCTGCTGACGTTCGCCGTCACTCTGGACGCGCTGGCGCAGCCCGCGCCGCCGGCCAAGGAATCGGCGGAACAGGTGTGCAAGGCGTGCCACGAGCCTTACTTCGCCACCTACGCCGCGTCCAAGCACGGGACCAAGACCGACCAGCGCGCCCCGGCGACCCGCGGCGGCTGCATCGCGTGCCACGGCGAGGGCTCCCTCGAGCACGCGGCCAAAGGCGGCGGCAAAGGCACCGGCGCGCTCAACCTGTCGTCGAAGACGGTCTCGCCCCAGACCAAGAACGACGTCTGCCTCGCCTGTCACAAAGGCGGCAAGCGCGTGCACTGGACGACGGGCACCCACGCCGCGCGCGACGTCACCTGCTCGTCGTGCCATACCGTCCATACCAATCACGACCCGACGCGCGACAAGCTCACCCAGTCCGAGACCTGCTTCAAATGCCACAAGGAGCAGCGCGTCCAGATCAACCGCACCTACCGCCACCCGATCCGCGAGGGACTCGTGGCGTGCTCCGACTGCCACAACCCCCACGGCTCGGCGAGTCCCAAGATGATGGTGCGCGACAACGTGAACGACACCTGCTACGCGTGCCACATGGACAAGCGCGGCCCGTTCGTGCGCACCCACCAGCCGGTGCAGGAGGACTGCTCGATCTGCCACAACCCGCACGGCACGACCAATCCGAACCTGCTGAAGGCGCGACAGCCGTTCCTGTGCCAGCAGTGCCACGAGCCGACCAGCCATCGCGGCAACTTTGCGACGCTCTCCGGCACGAGCACGGGCGCCAACACGCTCGCCCGCGGCTGCGCCAACTGCCATACGAACATTCACGGCAGCAACAACCCGGCGAACATTTCCAACGAGCGCACGTTCAGGCGCTGA
- a CDS encoding tripartite tricarboxylate transporter substrate binding protein, translated as MAKLWWLALSPTLSLVPALAHGQGYPSKPIRIIVPFVPGGNIDITARTIAPGLTEVLGQPVIVENRGGAGGRIGTTLVAKSPPDGYTLVLGAPGTMVAQPVFHEGIEYQPLRDFVYTSRITLVSSALVVHPSLPVKSVREIIAFAKARPGELLMGSAGQGSGTHLQGELFQSMAKVKFTHVPYKGGAAASAAILSGQVHLAFDQVSSCGQFVKAGKLRALAVTTPQRSKLLPEVPTIDESGLRGYDYSTWTTLGIPAATPKDVVQKLREAVDAVIAQPRTRDAFEKFGAEVAPNSAEAFTRTLQQDLARWTRIRKETGIKIDG; from the coding sequence GTGGCAAAGCTTTGGTGGCTCGCGCTGAGCCCGACGCTGTCGCTAGTACCCGCACTCGCCCATGGCCAGGGTTATCCGTCCAAACCGATCCGCATCATCGTCCCGTTCGTGCCCGGCGGGAACATCGACATCACCGCGCGCACGATCGCGCCCGGGCTCACCGAGGTCCTGGGACAGCCGGTGATCGTCGAGAACCGGGGCGGCGCGGGCGGGAGGATCGGCACCACGCTGGTCGCCAAGTCGCCGCCCGACGGTTACACGCTCGTCCTCGGCGCCCCCGGCACGATGGTGGCCCAGCCGGTGTTCCACGAGGGCATCGAGTACCAGCCGCTGCGCGATTTCGTGTACACCTCGCGCATCACGCTGGTGTCGAGCGCGCTGGTCGTGCATCCCTCGCTGCCGGTGAAGAGCGTCAGGGAGATCATCGCGTTCGCGAAAGCGCGCCCTGGCGAGCTGCTGATGGGATCGGCGGGGCAGGGCTCCGGCACCCACCTGCAGGGCGAGCTCTTCCAGTCGATGGCGAAAGTCAAATTCACCCACGTGCCGTACAAAGGGGGCGCGGCCGCGTCCGCCGCCATCCTGAGCGGACAGGTGCATCTCGCGTTCGACCAGGTCAGCTCGTGCGGGCAGTTCGTCAAAGCGGGCAAGCTGCGCGCGCTCGCGGTGACGACGCCGCAGCGCTCCAAGCTCCTGCCCGAGGTGCCGACGATCGACGAGTCCGGGCTGCGCGGCTACGACTATTCGACGTGGACGACGCTCGGCATTCCGGCCGCGACCCCGAAAGACGTCGTGCAGAAGCTGCGCGAGGCGGTCGATGCGGTCATCGCGCAGCCGCGCACGCGCGACGCGTTCGAGAAATTCGGCGCCGAAGTGGCGCCGAACTCCGCGGAAGCGTTCACGCGCACCCTGCAGCAGGACCTGGCGCGCTGGACGCGCATCCGCAAGGAGACCGGCATCAAGATCGACGGCTAG
- a CDS encoding LLM class flavin-dependent oxidoreductase yields the protein MSGVKAGLMLSAQYFEGADMVSALEEQIVMVRLARDRGWDSYFCGQHYLNEGGNQGLQMVPYLARLAADAGDMTMGLGLLLAPLHNPVYTAETIATLDVISRGNLVFGVGLGYRTAEFEAFGVRKGQRVQRFEECLTVAKRLWTEDTVSYESDTCILRDAHLALKPVQKPHPPIWFAAKHPNAIRRAAELGDCLYHSPKATLSTHKERLALYKAELTKLGKPLPKENPCRIEIYCAKSRAAAMELGAPYIAEKYKAYAKWESDKAMPEHERIDKSFEDLVGERFVIGSPEDCWEQLQPYIEELGVTHFVFRTHFLGMPLSNALSSIRLMSEELLPALHAAKPTPLERIAA from the coding sequence ATGAGCGGAGTGAAAGCGGGTCTCATGCTGAGCGCCCAGTACTTCGAAGGCGCGGACATGGTGAGCGCGCTCGAAGAGCAGATCGTGATGGTGCGGCTCGCGCGCGACCGCGGCTGGGATTCGTACTTCTGCGGTCAGCACTACCTCAACGAAGGCGGCAACCAGGGACTGCAGATGGTGCCCTACCTCGCCCGCCTCGCCGCCGACGCCGGCGACATGACGATGGGCCTGGGGCTGCTGCTCGCGCCGCTGCACAACCCGGTCTACACCGCCGAGACCATCGCGACCCTCGACGTGATCTCGCGCGGCAACCTGGTGTTCGGCGTCGGGCTCGGCTATCGCACCGCGGAGTTCGAGGCGTTCGGCGTGCGCAAGGGACAGCGCGTGCAGCGCTTCGAGGAATGCCTCACCGTCGCCAAGCGGTTGTGGACCGAGGACACGGTGAGCTACGAGAGCGACACGTGTATCTTGCGGGACGCGCACCTCGCGCTCAAACCGGTGCAGAAGCCGCATCCGCCGATCTGGTTCGCGGCCAAGCATCCGAACGCGATCCGCCGCGCCGCCGAGCTGGGCGACTGCCTCTACCACAGCCCCAAGGCCACGCTGTCCACGCACAAGGAGCGCCTGGCGCTGTACAAGGCCGAGCTGACGAAGCTCGGCAAGCCGCTGCCCAAAGAGAACCCCTGCCGCATCGAGATCTACTGCGCGAAGAGCCGCGCCGCCGCGATGGAGCTGGGCGCGCCGTACATCGCCGAGAAGTACAAGGCGTACGCGAAGTGGGAGAGCGACAAGGCGATGCCCGAGCACGAGCGCATCGACAAATCGTTCGAGGACCTGGTGGGAGAGCGCTTCGTCATCGGCTCGCCCGAGGATTGCTGGGAGCAGTTGCAACCTTACATCGAGGAGCTGGGCGTGACCCACTTCGTGTTCCGCACCCACTTCCTCGGCATGCCGCTGTCCAACGCTTTGTCGAGCATCCGCCTGATGTCGGAAGAGCTGCTGCCGGCGCTGCACGCGGCGAAGCCGACGCCGCTGGAGCGGATCGCCGCGTAG
- a CDS encoding LLM class flavin-dependent oxidoreductase, with the protein MEFGLTWAKLDEMEYVTEAEKLGFTHLWVTDSPLIRSDAFVFLTVAAQQTKTMKLGMGVAVPGLRLAPTLAAGMATLNMVAPGRCFVALGTGNTGMRLLGRKPMKLKDFEDYARLARNLLGGKDAEYEYEGEKHTVRFMHSDKGYRNLSEPIPMYLAGYGPKAQALAGEIADGLTTHIPRGGTLEQIQAQIRTGAERSDRSLRDFHLSVRVNFAVLDRGEAVDSERIVNEYGPAIMTAMHSVVDRHLEYGEDPPEFLLPIFEDYLAFHMARPQAERQKIMHESHNAYVAPDERRFVTPEVIRRFCIVGEPAEVLEQVRELERRGVRQLMCNFPLERGYQMVRDYAKNIIQKL; encoded by the coding sequence ATGGAATTCGGACTCACCTGGGCCAAGCTCGACGAGATGGAGTACGTGACCGAAGCCGAGAAGCTCGGCTTCACGCACCTGTGGGTCACCGACAGCCCGCTCATCCGCTCCGATGCGTTCGTGTTCCTGACCGTAGCAGCGCAGCAGACGAAGACGATGAAGCTCGGCATGGGCGTCGCGGTGCCCGGACTGCGCCTCGCGCCTACGCTCGCCGCGGGCATGGCGACGCTCAACATGGTCGCGCCGGGACGCTGCTTCGTGGCGCTGGGCACCGGCAACACCGGCATGCGCCTCCTCGGCCGCAAGCCGATGAAGCTGAAGGACTTCGAGGATTACGCACGCCTCGCGCGCAATCTGCTTGGCGGTAAAGACGCGGAGTACGAATACGAAGGTGAGAAACACACTGTTCGCTTCATGCACTCCGACAAGGGCTATCGCAACCTCAGCGAACCGATCCCGATGTATCTCGCCGGTTACGGCCCGAAGGCGCAGGCGCTCGCGGGCGAGATCGCCGACGGCCTCACCACGCACATCCCGCGCGGCGGCACGCTGGAGCAGATCCAGGCGCAGATCAGGACGGGTGCGGAAAGAAGCGACCGCTCCCTGCGTGACTTCCATCTATCGGTGCGCGTGAATTTCGCGGTGCTCGATCGCGGCGAGGCCGTGGACTCCGAGCGCATCGTCAACGAATACGGCCCGGCGATCATGACGGCCATGCATTCGGTCGTCGACCGGCACCTCGAATACGGCGAGGATCCGCCGGAATTCCTGCTGCCGATCTTCGAGGACTATCTCGCGTTCCACATGGCGCGCCCGCAAGCCGAGCGCCAGAAGATCATGCACGAGAGCCACAACGCGTACGTCGCGCCGGACGAGCGGCGCTTCGTCACCCCCGAAGTCATCAGGCGCTTCTGCATCGTCGGCGAGCCCGCCGAAGTGCTGGAGCAGGTACGCGAGCTGGAACGCCGCGGCGTGCGCCAGCTCATGTGCAACTTTCCGCTCGAGCGCGGATACCAGATGGTCCGGGATTACGCCAAGAACATCATCCAGAAGCTGTGA
- a CDS encoding CoA transferase, which produces MTENDLPFEGVKVLDLSQGVAGPYCAMHLARNGADVIKVEPIGSGCWSRQLGRPTGDHTAHSVVVNRAKRSLAVDLKTAEGVAIVQRLARDCDVVLHNYRVGKIDKFGLDYASVAKVNPEVIYLWITGFGPKGPRADQPATDSVMQAYTGMMSINRGPTGVPQRIEMLAIDFSTGLYAFQGVAAALYRKAMKGRGAYIETSLLECALALQEGAMMEHHLQGGAAEPIGMPVGMFKTKDGYMSVNARREEHFQRLARLLGKEEWIADPRYADARARVKHRDELMAALRPIFETRTSDEWVELLSSIDILKAKVNTYEDLFKDPQVQAVDAVHWIENDTLGRVPMGTICGQRVPANGDPLTHAPHVGEHTREVLAELGYGAGDIEKLEASGVVGSHRA; this is translated from the coding sequence ATGACGGAGAACGATCTGCCCTTCGAAGGCGTGAAGGTTCTGGATCTGTCGCAGGGGGTGGCGGGGCCGTATTGCGCCATGCACCTCGCACGCAACGGCGCGGACGTGATCAAGGTCGAGCCGATCGGTTCGGGCTGCTGGAGCCGCCAGCTCGGCAGGCCGACCGGCGATCACACGGCGCATTCGGTCGTCGTCAACCGCGCGAAGCGCTCGCTCGCCGTCGATCTCAAGACCGCCGAAGGTGTGGCCATCGTCCAGCGGCTCGCCAGGGATTGCGACGTCGTCCTGCACAACTACCGCGTCGGCAAGATCGACAAGTTCGGGCTCGACTACGCGAGTGTTGCGAAGGTCAATCCGGAGGTCATCTACCTCTGGATCACCGGTTTCGGCCCCAAGGGACCGCGCGCCGATCAGCCGGCGACCGATTCGGTCATGCAGGCGTATACGGGGATGATGTCGATCAATCGCGGTCCGACCGGCGTGCCCCAGCGCATCGAGATGCTGGCGATCGATTTCTCGACGGGCCTGTACGCGTTCCAGGGCGTGGCGGCCGCGCTGTACAGGAAAGCGATGAAGGGCCGCGGCGCCTACATCGAAACCAGCCTGCTGGAGTGCGCGCTCGCGCTGCAGGAAGGCGCGATGATGGAGCACCATCTTCAGGGCGGCGCCGCGGAGCCCATCGGCATGCCTGTGGGCATGTTCAAGACGAAGGACGGCTACATGAGCGTCAATGCGCGGCGCGAGGAGCACTTCCAACGCCTCGCCAGGCTGCTCGGCAAAGAAGAATGGATCGCCGATCCGCGCTATGCCGACGCGCGCGCACGCGTGAAGCACCGTGACGAATTGATGGCGGCGCTGCGGCCGATCTTCGAGACCCGGACGTCCGACGAGTGGGTGGAGCTGCTGTCCAGCATCGACATCCTGAAAGCCAAGGTCAACACGTACGAGGATCTCTTCAAAGATCCGCAGGTGCAGGCGGTCGACGCGGTGCACTGGATCGAGAACGACACGCTCGGGCGCGTGCCGATGGGGACGATCTGCGGCCAGCGCGTGCCCGCGAACGGCGACCCGCTCACGCACGCCCCGCACGTGGGCGAGCACACCCGCGAAGTCCTGGCCGAGCTGGGCTACGGCGCCGGCGACATCGAAAAGCTCGAAGCCTCAGGCGTCGTCGGTAGCCATCGGGCTTGA
- a CDS encoding ATP-grasp domain-containing protein has product MARRDATTPRAACGECFHGPREYRRRGRMSRRTIGAVTFILVHDPWRPHPLAWIHRSEARRIAHELRRAGHRVRCAAFGRSTVDDEGAAQRILRLSDPAMFTAAEALSAARVPYIGPGFEAMKRCYDKYAATRLVAAAGFTCPDTELGTEADRIDFARVLKPRFGSDSIGLRRYTHGPIAAGRRSDRYIVQRCVRGAEMTIGVLNGEAGAPLRIGIPEGAMYTFLRKYVLRPRLAPVTERRLAARVRAEALRIAATLRVDWAARVDFIHEARSDRLYFLECDVAPLVGAGSAFATSLAAAGLDRNAQLERLFPSVTDGSSPMATDDA; this is encoded by the coding sequence ATGGCCCGCCGCGACGCAACGACGCCGCGCGCCGCCTGTGGAGAGTGCTTTCATGGACCGCGAGAATACAGGCGACGCGGCCGGATGTCGCGTCGTACCATTGGCGCGGTGACATTCATCCTGGTGCACGACCCCTGGCGGCCGCATCCGCTCGCATGGATCCATCGCAGCGAAGCGCGCCGAATCGCGCACGAGCTTCGACGCGCCGGCCACCGCGTGCGGTGCGCCGCTTTCGGGCGCTCCACCGTCGACGATGAGGGTGCTGCGCAGCGCATCCTGCGCTTGTCCGATCCGGCGATGTTCACGGCCGCGGAGGCGCTGTCGGCGGCGCGAGTGCCGTACATCGGTCCGGGTTTCGAGGCGATGAAGCGCTGCTACGACAAGTACGCCGCCACCCGCCTCGTCGCCGCGGCCGGTTTCACCTGTCCGGATACCGAGCTTGGAACCGAAGCCGACCGCATCGACTTTGCGCGCGTGCTCAAGCCGCGCTTCGGCTCGGATTCCATCGGCCTGCGTCGTTATACGCATGGCCCGATAGCCGCCGGCCGGCGCAGCGACCGCTACATCGTCCAGCGCTGCGTCCGCGGCGCCGAGATGACGATCGGCGTGCTGAACGGCGAGGCCGGCGCGCCGCTACGCATCGGCATCCCGGAAGGCGCGATGTACACGTTCCTGCGCAAGTACGTACTGCGGCCGCGCCTCGCGCCGGTCACGGAACGACGGCTCGCTGCACGCGTGCGTGCGGAGGCGCTGCGGATCGCCGCGACGCTCCGCGTCGATTGGGCGGCGCGCGTCGATTTCATTCACGAAGCGCGGAGCGACCGGCTCTACTTCCTGGAATGCGACGTGGCGCCGCTCGTCGGTGCGGGGTCGGCGTTCGCCACGAGCCTCGCCGCCGCAGGTCTGGACCGCAACGCGCAGCTCGAGCGCCTGTTCCCGAGCGTTACGGACGGCTCAAGCCCGATGGCTACCGACGACGCCTGA
- the ccmA gene encoding cytochrome c biogenesis heme-transporting ATPase CcmA, translating to MLEALDLECVRGERTLFSGLDFTLERGALLRVTGRNGSGKTSLLRIVCGLTPPAQGEVRWDGIDVRKLGEEYARQLVYVGHANALKDDLTARENLLISSELAGLATTDDQAQDALDRFGVGHCAPLPARVLSQGQRRRTALARLALSPSVPLWVLDEPFTALDTAAVDDLQALIGSHVARGGSIVLTTHQEVAIAGVAGRTLDL from the coding sequence ATGCTTGAAGCGCTCGATCTCGAGTGCGTTCGCGGCGAGAGAACCCTGTTCAGCGGGCTCGACTTCACCCTCGAGCGCGGCGCGCTGCTGCGCGTGACCGGCAGGAACGGCAGCGGCAAGACCAGCCTGCTGCGCATCGTGTGCGGGCTGACGCCGCCGGCGCAGGGCGAGGTGCGCTGGGACGGGATCGACGTCCGCAAGCTCGGTGAAGAGTACGCGAGGCAGCTCGTCTACGTCGGCCACGCGAACGCGCTGAAGGACGATCTCACCGCACGCGAGAACCTGCTGATCTCGTCGGAGCTGGCCGGCCTCGCGACGACGGACGACCAGGCGCAGGATGCGCTCGATCGTTTCGGCGTCGGCCACTGCGCGCCGCTGCCGGCGCGCGTGCTGTCGCAGGGCCAGCGCCGGCGCACCGCGCTGGCGCGGCTCGCGCTCTCGCCGTCGGTCCCGCTGTGGGTCCTCGACGAGCCGTTCACCGCGCTCGACACCGCCGCGGTCGACGACCTGCAGGCGCTGATCGGCTCGCACGTGGCGCGCGGCGGCTCGATCGTGCTGACGACGCACCAGGAAGTCGCGATCGCGGGTGTCGCCGGGCGCACGCTGGACCTTTAG
- the ccmB gene encoding heme exporter protein CcmB, protein MLRTLRLVIYRDLLLAMRRRTDIANSLLFFVIVVSLFPFGVGPEVNLLRAVAPGVLWVAALLASMLALSRMFAADFADGTLEQMLLSPSPLTIVVMGKVIAHWLLTGLPLVALSPVLALQFDMPVEAIGILVATLALGTPVLSLIGAIGAALTLGVRGSGVLTALLVLPLYIPVLILGAGAVDAAAGGLDVSAHLSLMGALLLFAAACALWPVAAALRIAVE, encoded by the coding sequence ATGCTGCGGACGCTGCGCCTCGTCATCTACCGCGATCTGCTGCTCGCGATGCGCCGGCGCACCGACATCGCGAACTCGCTATTGTTCTTCGTAATCGTCGTGTCGCTGTTTCCGTTCGGCGTCGGGCCCGAAGTGAACCTCCTGCGCGCGGTCGCGCCGGGCGTGCTGTGGGTCGCGGCGCTGCTCGCGTCGATGCTCGCGCTCTCGCGCATGTTCGCGGCGGACTTCGCCGACGGCACGCTGGAGCAGATGCTGCTGTCGCCGTCGCCGCTCACGATCGTGGTGATGGGAAAGGTGATCGCGCACTGGCTGCTCACCGGCCTGCCGCTGGTCGCGTTGTCGCCGGTGCTCGCATTGCAGTTCGACATGCCTGTGGAAGCCATCGGGATACTCGTGGCGACGCTCGCGCTCGGCACGCCGGTGCTGTCGCTCATCGGGGCGATCGGCGCGGCCCTGACCCTCGGCGTGCGCGGCTCGGGCGTGCTCACCGCGCTGCTGGTCCTGCCGTTGTACATCCCGGTGCTGATCCTCGGCGCGGGGGCGGTCGACGCGGCGGCGGGGGGGCTCGACGTCTCCGCGCACCTGTCGCTCATGGGCGCGCTCCTGCTGTTCGCCGCGGCGTGCGCCCTTTGGCCCGTCGCCGCGGCGCTGCGCATTGCGGTAGAGTGA
- a CDS encoding heme ABC transporter permease: MPHDQALQGRRLNAFTFASPQTFFPLAGKMVPYFAWAAAVLAAIGLYIGFFVAPTDATQGESYRIIFIHVPAAWMSMFIYVVMAFWAAMGLIFNTRLSGMMATALAPTGALFTFLALWTGALWGKPTWGTWWVWDARLTSELILLFLYFGFMALHSAIEDPRRADKAAAVLALVGVVNVPIIYFSVKWWNTLHQGASVSLTAAPTMAATMLWGMLVMALACWMYSIAAALARVRSIILERERQTDWVDEYVRSRA; this comes from the coding sequence ATGCCGCACGATCAGGCCCTGCAGGGCCGCCGCCTCAACGCTTTCACCTTCGCTTCCCCGCAAACGTTTTTCCCGCTCGCGGGAAAGATGGTGCCGTACTTCGCGTGGGCCGCGGCGGTGCTCGCCGCGATCGGCCTCTACATCGGCTTCTTCGTGGCGCCGACCGATGCGACCCAGGGCGAGTCGTACCGCATCATCTTCATCCACGTTCCCGCCGCATGGATGTCGATGTTCATCTACGTCGTCATGGCGTTCTGGGCGGCGATGGGATTGATATTCAACACGCGTCTTTCGGGCATGATGGCCACCGCGCTCGCGCCGACCGGCGCGCTCTTCACTTTCCTCGCGCTGTGGACGGGGGCGCTGTGGGGCAAGCCGACGTGGGGCACGTGGTGGGTGTGGGATGCGCGGCTCACTTCGGAGCTCATCCTGCTTTTCCTGTACTTCGGCTTCATGGCGCTGCACTCGGCGATCGAGGACCCGCGCCGGGCCGACAAGGCGGCGGCGGTGCTCGCGCTGGTCGGCGTGGTCAACGTGCCGATCATCTATTTCTCGGTGAAGTGGTGGAACACGCTGCACCAGGGCGCCTCGGTGAGCCTCACGGCCGCGCCGACGATGGCCGCGACCATGCTCTGGGGCATGCTCGTGATGGCGCTCGCGTGCTGGATGTACAGCATCGCGGCCGCGCTCGCGCGCGTGCGCTCGATCATCCTCGAGCGCGAACGGCAGACCGACTGGGTCGATGAATACGTGAGGTCGCGCGCATGA
- the ccmD gene encoding heme exporter protein CcmD — MNWGSFGDFLAMGGYGLYVWGSYGVVAGLIAIEVVFLALRRRNILNHLGLMAKSRGRKSGAA; from the coding sequence ATGAATTGGGGGAGCTTCGGCGACTTTCTGGCGATGGGCGGCTACGGGCTCTACGTGTGGGGATCGTACGGCGTCGTCGCCGGTCTCATTGCCATCGAGGTGGTCTTCCTGGCGCTCCGCCGCCGCAACATACTCAACCACCTCGGGCTGATGGCGAAGAGCCGCGGCCGTAAATCGGGGGCAGCATGA
- the ccmE gene encoding cytochrome c maturation protein CcmE has protein sequence MKPRHKRFGLIALGVAALGLAAYLVLNAFEKNLVFFFTPTQVAANEAPKERTFRIGGLVQAGSVQRQADGVSVKFVVTDTAQNIPVVYKGVLPDLFKEGKGVVAQGKLGHDGVFAASEVLAKHDENYMPPEAKEAVDKAHAAGLAQKTGKSLQGGSP, from the coding sequence ATGAAACCACGTCACAAACGCTTCGGGCTGATCGCGCTCGGCGTCGCAGCGCTCGGGCTCGCGGCCTATCTGGTGCTCAACGCGTTCGAAAAGAACCTGGTGTTCTTCTTCACGCCGACGCAGGTCGCGGCGAACGAGGCGCCGAAAGAGCGCACGTTCCGCATCGGCGGCCTGGTGCAGGCGGGCAGCGTGCAGCGGCAGGCCGACGGCGTGTCGGTGAAGTTCGTCGTCACCGACACCGCGCAGAACATCCCGGTCGTCTACAAAGGCGTGCTGCCCGACCTCTTCAAGGAGGGCAAGGGCGTGGTGGCGCAGGGCAAGCTCGGCCACGACGGCGTGTTCGCCGCGAGCGAGGTGCTCGCCAAGCACGACGAGAACTACATGCCGCCCGAAGCGAAGGAAGCGGTGGACAAGGCGCATGCCGCCGGGCTCGCGCAGAAGACCGGCAAATCGCTGCAAGGAGGCTCGCCATGA